The Paenibacillus sp. RC334 nucleotide sequence TTTCCACCGAGCAGGGACCTGCAACCATAACGGAGGCTTTGCCACCAACGAGCGTGTCCTTAACCTTGATGACTGTGCTATCCGGCTGATTTTTGCGGCTGACGATCAGATGCTTTTTGTGTTCTTCTTTTTGATAGTTCAGGGAAGCCTTGAAAATATTTTTGAACAACTGGCGGATCGTAGCGTCGTCGAACGGTCCGCGGTTAGCCGCGATCAGTTTGTCCAGCATTTGTTGCTCGCGCACCGGATCAAAGTCAGGCACCCCTTGAGCTTCTTTTAATTTACCAAGTTGTCCGGCCAGTTCAGCACGCTGCGACAGCAGCTCCAGCAATTGCAGGTTGGTAGCATCGAGCTGTTCCCGCAGCAGCTCCAAAGAATTTTCATTTGTCGACATACATAACATCCTTTCACGAATAAAAATTGTTTTTTCTGTCAATCCATAGATCTTTTTTCAGAAAATAACACAAAAAGGCCCTCGCCGCAAGGGACGAATGCCGTGGTACCACCCTAATTACAGAAGTATACATACAAGTCGTCAACGTCATTCCAGCCGACAGTAGCTACTTCTGAGCTTGATGCCCGTAACGGGGGCTTCCGGAAACCTCTAGTGCAGATAAGAAATGAATCCTTATGCTGGTTCAAGGCTCGACTCGGGAGTGAATTTCAACGCGGGATTTCGGTACGCTCTCAGCAATTCGTACCTTTCTGTGGAAATCCGGGTAGACGTTTACTTGTCTCCGTCCATGTCTTTGTTCATGTGATTCAAAAGAGTTGACCTTATTTTAAACAAAGTAGGTGCAGAAGGCAAGACCTGTTTGTCAGGTTCGGTTCTCGCCCGGTTTTGAATCGGTTATAATGTGAACAGCAACGGGAATCCCTTGCCATCTAAAAGACGTTATGTACAAGGAGGAATTATGAGCAAAATCAGAGTATCGGCGGTTCAATACCATCTGCATACGATTGATTCGTTTGAGGAATTTGCCCTTCAATCGGAGCATTATATCAAAACAGCCGAGGAATTTGGTGCGGAATTTGTTCTGTTTCCCGAGTTTTTTACGACCCAGCTCATGTCGATTGGTGACAGTCAAGGCAAGGCCCTGACCATTAACGACCTGCCGGATTTTACAGATCGCTATCTTGAATTATTCACTTCATTCGCCCGCCGGACCGGGATGCATATCATCGGCGGTACCCATGTGGTGCAACGAAACGAACGTTTATATAATACGGCGCACTTGTTTTACCCGGACGGACGCGTAGTCACACAGGACAAAATTCACATCACACCGACTGAGGTGCATGAATGGAATATGGCTCCCGGTGAGGGACTCAATGTGTTTGAGACGTCCAAGGGGAAAATAGCGATGCTGACCTGCTATGATATTGAATTTCCCGAAATCGTACGCATGGCGAAGGCGAAGGGAGCAGATATCATTTTCTGTCCATCCTGTACGGATGATCGCCACGGCTTTTACCGGGTACGGTATACAAGCCACGCCCGAGCGGTTGAAAATCAGGTGTATGTGGTTTTGACAGGCACGGTAGGCGCTTTGCCTACGGTTGATTTTATGCGGGCCAACTATGGACAGGCGGCAGTCATTACACCGAATGATATTCCATTTCCGCCACGCGGCATTATGGTGGAAGGTGAACTAAACAACGATATGATCGTCACCGCCGATCTGGATTTGCAGCTATTGTATGATGTACGCGAGCGCGGCTCAGTGACCACATGGCGTGACCGCCGTACGGATTTGTACACAGACTGGAGCTAACGAAAGGAAGGTCGTCATGTATCGCAAAGAATGGTTTGTCTTTGACGGAGATCGCCCGCTGCGGGCGGTCATCCGTAATTATTCCATAGCCGATTATGAGGGGCTGCTGCGTATTCAGCAGGAGAGCTTTCCGCCGCCCTATCCGCAGGAGCTATTGTGGAGCCGGGAGCAGATTGCCAGTCAGGTTGAGCATTTTGCAGACGGAGCGCTGTGCGTGGAAATTGAGGGGGAACTGGCGGGTTCGGTGACCAGCCTGCTGATGCATTATGATCCCGAGCATCCCCAGCATACATGGGAGGAAGTCGCGGACGACGGTTATATTCGTACCCATCGTGAGGACGGTAACGCGCTGTATGTGATCGACTTGGCCGTTCGTCCCGCTTATCGTAGACTGGGGCTGGGCAAGTGGTTGATTTTCTCCTTATATCATCTTGTCATTGAACGTGGAGTGGATCGTTTGCTGGGTGCGGGACGTATGCCCGGTTATCAGCATCATGCCGACCAGTTAAGCGCAGAAGCGTATGTAGATGCAGTAGTATCCGGCGAGCTCAAGGACCCGGTGTTAACGTTCCTGCTTCGTTGCGGGCGGGTGCCTGTTGGTATCATGCCTGATTATCTGGATGATGAACAATCGCGTAATTATGCGGCCTTGATGGAATGGCGAAATCCGTTTCATACCGATTACTGAATCACTACATCACTAAATTAAAAGGAGTATGCCCATATTGAATATCATCGCATTACCCATATAGAAGATCCGCTATTTTCGAGCATGCATCAGTTAATGCAGGAGGTATTCCCACCGGAGGAAGTGCTGGAGTATAGTCTGTGGAAAGAACCGTTGGAAGACCCGGGCATCCGTGTCTTTGTCGCCGTACAGGACCAAAAGGTGGTCGGTGCAACCGAATATCGCTACTACGAGGATTTTAATGTAGCCATGACGGACTTTACGATCATTGGACAGCCGGGACTCGGTATTGGTCGTTTCCTTTGGAAGCGTCGTCAGGCTGATTTGCATTCGCTTGCTCAGGCCAGCGGACAGCGGTTGCAGGGGATGTTTGCGGAAATTTATGATCCTTATCGTGGCAATGATCATACCTTTGGCGGCGTCAAGCCGATGGACCCGTATGTACGGCGTGAGGTACTGTCTCATCTGGGCTACAAACGACTGGATCTGGACTATGTACATCCATCCTGGAATAACGATGGTGTCGCTGTAGAAGGGCTGAATTTGGGTTTTATGCCCGAGGATGACAGCGCAAACGAGGTGAGCGCAGCGTTAGTGGCCGCCTTTCTGCGCCGCTACTACACGGTGTTGCCGAACAAGCCTGCGGCATGGAATGAAATGGTCGAGGGATTGGAAGCCCAATCAACGATCGCGCTGCTGCCTTTGTAAAAATACGAATAGAAAAAGGGTGCCCCAAGCCAGCCATTCATCATCTGTGTGGCTTGCGGAGACACCCTTTTTACTTCCATATGTGTTCCCTGATCATGCCTGGTCGTTGGGCACGGGCTTTGCCGATGCGACACCTCGCGGAATGTCTTCGACAAGATATTGCTCGGTATCATCTGTATTGGACTTGTCCGCAGATCTGCGGTCGTCCTCTTCCACAGGATTCAAGGCTTTGTAGCGTTTATATGCCATATCCGCCTGAGACATGGGATCTTTATACATAACGGACCTCAACTCCTTTCGTCATTTTCATTCCCATCGGCACCATTCAGTAAATCCGTACCATGTAGAAATTCCGCTGGTGCGGAAGGGTCAATAGGGCTGTCCGGGGATAAATCATCGGCATCAGGAACGTTTTCCAGTGGAGTATCCGGTCCTTCGGTCAGGTTTTCCCAATTCGTTTCTGCATTTTGCAGGGAAGGCTCAAAATCGTTGTCATGAAGCTCATCATTTATATGATCCCGGTTTGCCATCGTACTCCAGCTCCTTTGTTAGTTTATTGCTTATTCCGACCTTACCCAAACGGCAGAACGATTAAACCTTGGGTTAGTGTGTCTGTACGAGGTTAAAATCATGCGAAATCGGGATGTTGCCATTCCCAATGAACGTTTTTTTCGGTAACTGCTGTGATATGATAAAGAGGACAGGAAATCATCATCAATCAATATGAAGATTTGACAAAAAATGATTAAAAAGAACATGATACCCTTCTTATGAAGAAGGTATGAACATCATCGTATAGAATAATATTATTCCAGACGTTGAAAAATGATAAAACGTATACAATTTTGTAAATCCTACTATGTAACTTTGAGGTGCTTAACATGAGGCTTGTGCCCAAAGCTGTCGCCGCCCTGCTGGCGGTCATTGTAATACTGTTGTCGATAGGCCTACCCGCCTATGCGGCCAAAACGACCCCTGAAATGGAATACCGGATATCCTCCTGGGATATGAGATGGGGAGTGGAAGGGGAGGATGGATCACTTGATGAGGTGCGGGACCCAAGCAAAGTTTGGATGCATATTAATGATGATTCAGAGTTGTTCAAGCAGCCCGCGAATACCGGCTCTGCCTGGATTCGTCTTCAGCTTCCAACGCTGAATGATGAAACGCCAGCGGTGCTTTTTGAAAATATTTATGGCAGACATATTACGCTGTATAAGGACGGCATCAATTTTTATGAGTCCTATCGCGGATACAACTATGAAAATAATCGTATTCTGATCCCGCTTAAACCGGAAGACAGCGGTAAAACATTATACATATGGACGGAAAGCAGCAAGAACAGACTGGGCATTATCGGAAATGTGATGACTGGTGATTATCGTGATTTGCTGGGAACCTTGGTCAGAATGGATGTTCTGGATATCGTACTGGGCAGTACCTTTATATTTATAGCTCTGGTGTTGCTGATCTGCTCATTTTTTCTGTTCCGTCCAAGCATAGCAATGTGGCTGTCCTTAAGCGCAATCGTGCTGTCTATTGGTCTGATGATCGTGACGTATTCACCCTTCCTGTATACGTTCTATCGTAGCTACGGCAAGCTCTATTTACAGCTTTTTGATGTAGGGTTGTTTATTCTGCTCCCCTCATTAGCTTACTTTTTTGAACAAAATATCAACTCGATCATACTAATCCGCAAGTTTCGAAAATTACTAACCGCCTACTCCTTGTTCTGCTTTACAATGATGATTGTGAATTTAGGGGTACAGGAGCGGTTAAACGATATATATTATTTTTTCAGTGTAATCATCCTGTGTGTTTTACTCGTGGCATTACTTGTGTTGCTGGTATTTGCTTCGGTTCGCATGGCGCTTAAGGGAGACCACGAAGCGATCATTTTATCGATAGGATTTGCTTTTTTCGCAGTCATTTCCATCGGTGAGCTGACCTGGTTCTTTATTAGGGACGGACACTACAATATGTTTCTGTGGAAATGGGGCGTGTTCGGTTTTGTGCTGGCGCTGATTGCGATTTTGGGCAGAAGGCTGGCAGAAAAGCATAAGCAGGTGGTTCGATATTCCAGAGAGCTAGAGATGTTCAATAATGAGCTTCAGCGTTCGGAGAAAATGGAGATTATTAGCGATCTGGCTGCATCTGTAGCTCATGAGGTACGTAATCCGCTTCAGGTTACCCGTGGATTTCTCCAGTTGATGAGCAAGCAGGAGGATGGAAAAAACAAAGACTATCTGCATATCGCGCTGGAAGAGCTGGATCGTGCTTCCGGGATTATCACCGATTTTCTGACATTTGCCAAGCCTGAATTTGAGCAGACCAAAACGTTGTCCATCCTGGATGAATTTAAGCATATTGAAGGAATCATCAGTCCGATGGCTAATTTGCAAGGCGGCAAAATTTCTTTGGATATTCCCCAGGAAATCAAAGTGCGCGGGAATTCCTCCAAGTTCAAGCAGGCGTTCATCAATATTATTAAAAACAGCATTGAAGCGTTGCGAGATCAGGGTCATATTCATATATGGGCTTATGTGGAGAACGGGGAAGCTGTTATTCATATTCGGGATAATGGCGAAGGAATGGACGCGCAGACCTTATCCAGACTGGGTGAGCCTTACTTTTCCAATAAGACCAAAGGCACAGGTTTGGGCATGATGGTGACCTTTCGGATTATTGAAACGATGAACGGCAAAATATCTTTTACAAGTGCAAAAGGAGTGGGAACAGAAGCGACCATCCGCTTCCCCGTAGCCGGATAATATCCGGCTTTTTGTGCTAGGGAAAACGGAAGGAAGCTTGCTGAACCCACCCGCATGGTGTTTAAGGATTATAAAACCAGTAAGCTACAAAAACAAATTTACCACATGGAGCGTGGTTTTTGAGATGAAGCAAGCACACCTGAAGGGTCTGGAGGGATGACCAGATAAAATTGATCTGGTGTTTCCTCTAGTGTTTTGATTTGGATATGATCGGGGATAACGACTCCTAACACATCACGGATTGCAGACTTGGGATCTGTCATCAGTTTTTCTCTAAAACTGGCATCCTCCCACGCTTTTTGAATGACTTGTGTTTGAAGAACTTCAGTAGCCATCAAAAATCACCCTCTCATTCAATTGGTTATATTTACCTAGTGAGTATACCACGAAAGTCTCGTAAAAATCTAGCATTATTTCATATTTTTGGAGAGCCAAAAATCCAGTCCGCCTCTTCGCAAATGTGAACGTCCGGTTTCAATTTCTGCCGCCTCTTCACCCAGTTCTTCTGCGATCGAACGTGTGAACATACGCAGTCCAGGGATGTCAGGCTCCAGATTTTCCAACTGCTGGACCGCTTGATCAGCAATGCTCACGTAACTGGCAAGCGCCCCGCGTACATAAATCGCCTCCCGAATTTGCTCTGGTCCCAGTCCTTCGCGATAAGCTGTCTTCTGCTCGGCGCTGATGTGGGACAATAGGCAGTTGTAGCTATTTTCCTCCAAGTCCTCCGACCAGTCGGCCCAGTCATCCGACATTTGAAGTACAACCAGCGCTGTATCTGTCATGTCTGTAATGGCCTGGATCAGATCGGCCCGCCCAGAGAGCAGCAAAGCACCCGTGCCAGCCATTTTTAACGGACTGGCTTTCAGCGCCACCTGATGTCGTTCCCCCTGAAAAAAGTCCTTTGTTCCCTCAGATGTCACACTAACCGCCCATTCACCGATATACGTTCGGGCATACGTCCAAAAAGGAGAGGACGCCGGAAAAAGGTCCCGGTATAGGTCCAAACATTCGGTATAGAACAATTGGCTTAAAGCGAGTTGCATTTTGCGGTTGTCTGCTGCTGTATCCATCACATCGTCCTGAATCAAATAATGAGCCATGACGAACACGTTGCCGAGTGACAGCTTACGACAAATTTCGGGAGCCAGCCCGGTGAGTTCCTGCAGCCAGAACGGAAGCAAATAGCATATGTAGTTTCGCGTGCTGTCTTCCCTTAACGGATTAAAACGGGCCAGATAGTCCAAGCCCTGACTCTGAAATGGAGCAGGAAACGCGGCTGTCCGTTCTTCCGCTTGACGGAAAACAATTTCCAATTCATCTTTGTATGCAAAATACCACTCCATCGCTATCACCTGCATCTCTTATAGATAATTTTATAGCGATATCTAGTTGTTACCCGCCATTATAAAACAGATTGCAATTTTCAACATTTTGTTATTTTTACATTAAGGATTTTACGAAAATCTGTAGAGTGAATAAAAAAAGCAGAAAGAGAAAATATAGTATGAAAAGGACGAAAGAAGGGTCTGCATCATGAAAAATCAATGGAAATTGACCGCTGCTATTCTATATGGAGGGGGTGATGATGTATGGGACTGCGGGGGCTGCCGGAGCTTCCGGTACCGAACCGGGCAACCCATTGCAAGCTCCTGCTCCCAACGCATCAACGCAAGGGGAAGCTCATCAGTGGAAGGTTGCACCACAGGATCATCACGGGCAAGGACATGTTCATAGACATGGACACGGACATGGTAAAGGGCCAGGCGGCTGGAATTACCATTTGAACGAGAAGATCGCCAAGCTTCTGGGTATCACTCCTGCCCGGTTAGAGAATGAGCTGGGACAAGGCAAATCGTTGGTCGATATCGCCAAAAGTAAAGGTATCAAAGAGGAACAGCTCATTGATAAGCTGAAAAATGAAATGACCGTGGATCTGAAACGGCTCGTGAACCGTAAAGGCCCGATTACATTCGACCGTAAGTCCGGGACTCCACATGAAGCCCAATTGAAGCAAGAGCCAGGGACCCCCTCAACCTCGGTTAATGAAAACTAAGTTAAAAAGTTAAAACTAGCATGATCCTTTTGTACTAAAAAAACCTTGAGAATGGCGGTTCTCAAGGTTTTCATATTCACCGGGCGGTCCGCATCGGATTCCTGCTCTCACAGGGCACCTTGGTCTGGCACAGTCCGCAGCCGGAACCCGCTTTGGCCTCGCCGCCGTTGAGCACCGCAAAGTCCCGCGATGCCTGACCGTACACAAATTCCATGCAGGCAATTTTGTCATGTCCGCCGTCCTTGCTGATGGCCTGCACAGGGCAGCGGGTTATGCACACACCGCAGATGCCCTTGCTGCACAGCAGGCAGTTTCCGGTATGGCCTGTTGCTAAAGATGTTCTGGCATCAGGCGACACTTTGAGATTGGTCACCACGGACAGCAGGCGGATGGCAATTCCTTTTTCGGTGATGAAGCCGTCATTGATACTGAAGGTGCCAAGACCCGCAGCATATGCAATGTGGCGCTCCGACCAGTTGGAGACCGGCCCCCCTGCGGCGCCATGGATGCTGTACCAATCCGCATCCAGCGGCGCAACCGCACGGTAACCAAGGCCTGTTAAATATCCCGTCAAATGCCGCCTTGCAGACTGTACAAAATATTCATCGCCGAAGGTTCGCAGCAGCGCCCATTCCCTGGAGGCTCTATCTTTTTGGGCACGATTAGCCTTGCGGATCGTCTCGCTGATCGGCAGCACAACGCTGATAACGGTGCCTCCATCAAAACTCCCCATTCCAAAGGAACGTTCAAATGCTTCCTGCGGCGTGGCGTGGTCGGGTCCCACCACTCTTTTGTACTCCTCAAACAAAGGATCATTGGCCTCGGCAAATTGAATAATCGGCTCCTCGTAATAAGGACTCTGCAGTTCTTCACAAACATTGCCTTTGTCTTCGCTCACATAGGTCTTCATCTCGGCTGCGATGATTTCTCTCATATCCGGTACGGATTCAACCATCCTATCCACATCCCTCTCCGTGGTTATTGTTCACAGCAAAGCATTCTTTCCTTAATACCGCGATAAACATTTCAATCTTTTTCGTGTATATACACGAATTGATCATCACCCCATGCCCATGTAAGAAGGTGACTAATCACAAACCCAAATCTTCAATTTTGGATAAGAGTGCGGTCAGTATCTGCAGCTCCCCGTTTCCCAATGACTCCTGCAAAAAACGCTGCGCCTCCTCCCAAAGCTCTGCTGCGTCGTTGTATGTCGTTCTTCCACTCTCCGTCAGAGTAAGGCAGCGGTTGCGACTGCCCTCAGCAGATGTATCCTCCACATATCCGCTATGCTCCAGCGCCTTCAAATTGCGCACAATCGTGGTTCGGTCGAGCCGCATCTCCAGCGCCAATTCACTTACACTTGCCGGTCCCAGCACAGTTAAGTGCTTGAGCAGTGAGAATTGGCTAATATTGAGTCCGCTTGGGGCCAGATACCGATCATACAGTCCCGTAACAGCCATTGAGGAACGGCGCAGATTGATGCAGGTACAGACTGAGGCTGATCGCTCCAGCGAAGATTGCTTGTTTTTCCTTGTCGTTGCCATAGGTTCTCCATTCTTTGCGCTGTTTCGTGTATCTACACTATTTCAAAAATAACAGGTTTTGTCAGAGAAATTTGTCACAGCAGTCGGCTCTGTCGGTCTTTCTGGTAGGACGCTTCTTTATGCTCATCTAAAATTTATCTGTAAAATTCTTGAGAAAAGCAACAAAATTTCGATTTGATCGTCTATGTATATAGATATCATTTTAGGAAAGGCTTGGAACAAAATTGTGGTACTAAATATCTGTAGGTCAATACATTTTATAAAGGAGCTATTCAAATGAAGAATTTAAGAGCAAAATATGCTACTGCTTTCCTGTCGAGTATAGTGCTTGTGGGCAGCTTGAGTGGCCTTTCTATGGCTAATGCAGGAACCCAAAATCCATCAGTATATCAGTCGATAACAAAATTTAAAAAGAGCGAGAGCCAAGGCCAAGCGATTTGGAAAGAAAAGAATATTACGGTAACGGCGAAAAAAACGGAGCTGAAAAATGTACCAGGCTCTGAAAAAAGCGTTATTACATCCATAACGATCCAAAAAGGAGAAAAGAACTACACAATTAAAACAGATGGTTTTGATGATAAGCTGCGTGATATATCGAGTATTTCAGTATCACCTTCAAATGATTGGCTCGCTATACAAACACGACGTAGCGCAGGGGAGACGGTGCTGCTTATGGATATGAAAAATGGAAAGCATCAAATATTAAATGACCAGTTAAGCGCTGCTGGCAAGAAAAATATTGAAACAATAAATTCCTATAATTGGTCACCAAAAGCAGACCAACTTGCTTTCTCATACGGAGATCCTGCCAAAAGCTCCATAGCTATTTATGATTCCCAAAAAGGTGCGTTTACTTTTTTACCTAGAGAAACAGATTACATTAGT carries:
- a CDS encoding HAMP domain-containing sensor histidine kinase — its product is MRLVPKAVAALLAVIVILLSIGLPAYAAKTTPEMEYRISSWDMRWGVEGEDGSLDEVRDPSKVWMHINDDSELFKQPANTGSAWIRLQLPTLNDETPAVLFENIYGRHITLYKDGINFYESYRGYNYENNRILIPLKPEDSGKTLYIWTESSKNRLGIIGNVMTGDYRDLLGTLVRMDVLDIVLGSTFIFIALVLLICSFFLFRPSIAMWLSLSAIVLSIGLMIVTYSPFLYTFYRSYGKLYLQLFDVGLFILLPSLAYFFEQNINSIILIRKFRKLLTAYSLFCFTMMIVNLGVQERLNDIYYFFSVIILCVLLVALLVLLVFASVRMALKGDHEAIILSIGFAFFAVISIGELTWFFIRDGHYNMFLWKWGVFGFVLALIAILGRRLAEKHKQVVRYSRELEMFNNELQRSEKMEIISDLAASVAHEVRNPLQVTRGFLQLMSKQEDGKNKDYLHIALEELDRASGIITDFLTFAKPEFEQTKTLSILDEFKHIEGIISPMANLQGGKISLDIPQEIKVRGNSSKFKQAFINIIKNSIEALRDQGHIHIWAYVENGEAVIHIRDNGEGMDAQTLSRLGEPYFSNKTKGTGLGMMVTFRIIETMNGKISFTSAKGVGTEATIRFPVAG
- a CDS encoding (Fe-S)-binding protein, whose amino-acid sequence is MVESVPDMREIIAAEMKTYVSEDKGNVCEELQSPYYEEPIIQFAEANDPLFEEYKRVVGPDHATPQEAFERSFGMGSFDGGTVISVVLPISETIRKANRAQKDRASREWALLRTFGDEYFVQSARRHLTGYLTGLGYRAVAPLDADWYSIHGAAGGPVSNWSERHIAYAAGLGTFSINDGFITEKGIAIRLLSVVTNLKVSPDARTSLATGHTGNCLLCSKGICGVCITRCPVQAISKDGGHDKIACMEFVYGQASRDFAVLNGGEAKAGSGCGLCQTKVPCESRNPMRTAR
- a CDS encoding carbon-nitrogen hydrolase family protein, with translation MSKIRVSAVQYHLHTIDSFEEFALQSEHYIKTAEEFGAEFVLFPEFFTTQLMSIGDSQGKALTINDLPDFTDRYLELFTSFARRTGMHIIGGTHVVQRNERLYNTAHLFYPDGRVVTQDKIHITPTEVHEWNMAPGEGLNVFETSKGKIAMLTCYDIEFPEIVRMAKAKGADIIFCPSCTDDRHGFYRVRYTSHARAVENQVYVVLTGTVGALPTVDFMRANYGQAAVITPNDIPFPPRGIMVEGELNNDMIVTADLDLQLLYDVRERGSVTTWRDRRTDLYTDWS
- a CDS encoding MarR family winged helix-turn-helix transcriptional regulator — protein: MATTRKNKQSSLERSASVCTCINLRRSSMAVTGLYDRYLAPSGLNISQFSLLKHLTVLGPASVSELALEMRLDRTTIVRNLKALEHSGYVEDTSAEGSRNRCLTLTESGRTTYNDAAELWEEAQRFLQESLGNGELQILTALLSKIEDLGL
- a CDS encoding NHLP leader peptide family RiPP precursor, which codes for MATEVLQTQVIQKAWEDASFREKLMTDPKSAIRDVLGVVIPDHIQIKTLEETPDQFYLVIPPDPSGVLASSQKPRSMW
- a CDS encoding GNAT family N-acetyltransferase, translating into MEYHRITHIEDPLFSSMHQLMQEVFPPEEVLEYSLWKEPLEDPGIRVFVAVQDQKVVGATEYRYYEDFNVAMTDFTIIGQPGLGIGRFLWKRRQADLHSLAQASGQRLQGMFAEIYDPYRGNDHTFGGVKPMDPYVRREVLSHLGYKRLDLDYVHPSWNNDGVAVEGLNLGFMPEDDSANEVSAALVAAFLRRYYTVLPNKPAAWNEMVEGLEAQSTIALLPL
- a CDS encoding GNAT family N-acetyltransferase yields the protein MYRKEWFVFDGDRPLRAVIRNYSIADYEGLLRIQQESFPPPYPQELLWSREQIASQVEHFADGALCVEIEGELAGSVTSLLMHYDPEHPQHTWEEVADDGYIRTHREDGNALYVIDLAVRPAYRRLGLGKWLIFSLYHLVIERGVDRLLGAGRMPGYQHHADQLSAEAYVDAVVSGELKDPVLTFLLRCGRVPVGIMPDYLDDEQSRNYAALMEWRNPFHTDY